One Spirosoma agri DNA segment encodes these proteins:
- a CDS encoding SGNH/GDSL hydrolase family protein yields the protein MSDTDMTRYVPNSKTNWKYFTLFVTLLCLVSSFKHKELSWVAIGDSITYLNEHPEETGHRITKGYMSRVVERLPFIHYTNQGHNGWTSGGIASAIETLGLAKADLYSIFLGTNDWWAGRPLGRLADYQRNTGNGTVYGSFRIIIDKLRSLNPQATIVLITPMQRVDFVYIANPKNNAYGSYKPKNGQTLESFANAIDSIGRYEHMAVVDLYHTNKLRHKKLVKFKRLKNPKSGAYTDYPYPKFIDVPFNPDTDAYPYPVESIDRTYDGLHPSDKGYAIISRKLVKLFKQY from the coding sequence ATGAGCGACACTGACATGACCCGATACGTTCCGAATTCAAAAACTAACTGGAAATACTTTACCCTGTTCGTTACCTTGTTGTGTCTGGTTAGTTCATTCAAACATAAAGAACTGAGTTGGGTCGCGATTGGCGATTCGATCACCTATCTGAACGAGCATCCCGAAGAAACGGGCCATCGAATTACGAAAGGCTATATGAGCCGGGTTGTCGAGCGACTTCCGTTTATTCATTACACCAACCAGGGCCACAATGGCTGGACTTCCGGGGGCATTGCCTCGGCCATCGAAACGCTCGGATTGGCAAAGGCTGATCTGTATTCGATTTTTCTGGGCACGAATGACTGGTGGGCTGGTCGCCCGCTGGGCCGTCTGGCCGATTATCAGCGCAATACCGGCAATGGTACCGTCTATGGTTCGTTTCGTATCATCATCGATAAACTTCGCAGTCTGAATCCGCAGGCGACCATTGTCCTGATTACGCCCATGCAACGGGTCGATTTTGTGTACATCGCGAATCCGAAGAACAATGCGTATGGATCATACAAGCCCAAAAACGGGCAGACCCTCGAATCATTTGCCAACGCCATCGATTCGATCGGCCGTTACGAGCATATGGCGGTGGTCGATCTTTACCACACGAATAAGTTACGACACAAGAAACTGGTCAAGTTTAAACGCCTGAAAAACCCCAAAAGTGGTGCCTATACTGATTACCCGTATCCTAAATTTATCGACGTACCGTTCAACCCAGACACCGACGCATATCCGTATCCCGTCGAATCCATTGACAGAACGTATGATGGGTTACACCCCTCGGACAAAGGGTACGCGATCATTAGCCGCAAATTGGTCAAGCTGTTTAAACAGTATTGA
- a CDS encoding sugar O-acetyltransferase yields MSELEKMLAGQLYLANDDMLVAMRARARALFTHYNQTLNTDQATRTEILTALLGKAGQPVDIQPPFYCDYGTHIHLGENVFINYNCTILDCASITIGNNVFMGPNVSLYAATHPVVASERIKGPELAQPITIGDNVWLAGNVIVCAGVTIGANTTIGAGSVVTRDIPANVLAAGNPCRIIRSLAD; encoded by the coding sequence GTGAGCGAACTGGAAAAAATGCTGGCGGGTCAGTTGTACCTGGCGAATGATGATATGCTTGTGGCGATGCGGGCCCGCGCTCGTGCCTTGTTCACGCACTACAATCAAACGCTCAATACGGATCAGGCAACCCGAACGGAAATTCTAACAGCATTGCTGGGTAAAGCGGGGCAACCGGTTGATATTCAGCCGCCTTTTTATTGTGACTACGGAACGCACATTCATCTGGGCGAAAACGTGTTTATCAATTATAACTGCACCATTCTGGATTGTGCCTCCATAACGATCGGGAACAACGTCTTTATGGGACCAAACGTCAGCCTGTATGCCGCAACCCACCCTGTCGTGGCCAGTGAGCGTATTAAAGGTCCGGAATTGGCTCAGCCCATTACGATCGGTGACAATGTCTGGCTCGCGGGCAATGTGATCGTCTGTGCCGGTGTCACGATCGGGGCCAACACAACGATCGGAGCAGGCAGCGTCGTCACCCGCGACATTCCGGCGAACGTGCTGGCAGCTGGAAATCCGTGTCGCATCATTCGCTCACTGGCAGACTAA
- a CDS encoding ParB N-terminal domain-containing protein translates to MAKKYQLALAANTLIKDQSLLRHEDIKQHIRILPDLAAYIPPLLEEEFRQLEENIKQNGCREALLIWETTGEQLSDQQPASTPQYVLIDGHNRYTICKKHQLDFKIHLMSFPSMEEVKFFMIDNQLGRRNLAPEQVSYLRGLRYLKDKLAKGKYIRENHKGQNDLYATALIEQPPVASSNEQASPDDTSTSTAYRLGKQFNVSEKTIKRDSIFALGLDRLSPPFKQAILSGKVKVDKGLVQQLGKSEKPVSLISTEAELQEIVQKSSTDRNRSSVSSPPDTKEKAAQLKQQLSQLVSKLSAKKVDLKQLCQEIIECAQLLQQQN, encoded by the coding sequence ATGGCAAAAAAATATCAGCTGGCCTTGGCTGCTAATACGTTGATCAAAGATCAAAGTTTACTGCGGCACGAAGACATCAAGCAACACATTCGCATACTACCCGATCTGGCCGCTTATATCCCCCCTCTTTTGGAGGAAGAATTCAGGCAGTTGGAAGAAAACATTAAACAGAATGGTTGTCGGGAAGCGCTTCTCATTTGGGAGACCACCGGGGAACAACTATCGGATCAACAGCCCGCATCGACACCTCAGTATGTACTGATCGATGGACACAATCGGTATACTATCTGCAAAAAGCATCAGCTGGATTTTAAGATTCACCTGATGAGCTTCCCGTCGATGGAGGAAGTGAAGTTCTTTATGATTGATAACCAGCTGGGTAGGCGTAACCTTGCGCCTGAACAGGTGTCGTATTTACGAGGACTTCGGTACCTGAAGGATAAGTTGGCGAAGGGAAAATATATCCGGGAAAACCATAAGGGTCAGAATGACCTTTATGCTACTGCATTGATCGAACAGCCCCCCGTCGCTTCGTCAAATGAGCAAGCTTCACCGGACGATACCAGTACCTCTACCGCGTACCGGCTGGGTAAACAATTCAACGTAAGCGAAAAAACGATCAAGCGCGATAGCATTTTTGCCTTGGGTCTGGACCGTTTATCCCCTCCCTTCAAGCAGGCTATTTTATCCGGCAAAGTGAAAGTAGATAAGGGATTGGTTCAGCAATTGGGGAAGTCTGAAAAACCGGTTTCGCTGATCTCTACCGAGGCCGAGCTACAGGAAATCGTTCAGAAAAGCAGTACGGATCGCAACCGATCCAGTGTCTCCTCCCCGCCTGATACCAAGGAAAAAGCAGCGCAGTTGAAACAACAACTTAGTCAACTGGTGAGTAAGCTGAGCGCAAAAAAAGTAGACCTGAAGCAGTTATGTCAGGAAATCATAGAGTGTGCTCAGTTATTACAGCAACAAAATTAA
- a CDS encoding HEAT repeat domain-containing protein: MKKGNVRLLTKKEIIWLCALAPMLVLVSYQTEKDPIDRRIKRMVPEKAAQLAKAIEATVTPELAEGLTLRLWGVDSLVADPIAIDIDDTGRLYYTRTNRQKNSEFDIRSHQDWEIESNHLQSIEDKRAFLHRVLSPENSAKNDWLKDINGDGSHDWRDMTVEKENVYRIEDTSGDGVADQSQLVVDDFHDEVTDVAGGVMSNGDDLYVAVAPDLWRMQDKDGDGIAESKTSISHGYGVHVGFSGHGMSGIEMGPDGKIYWQIGDIGFNGKGPDGKQWAHPNSGVVVRSNPDGSDFEVFAHGVRNVHEFVFDEYGNLISEDNDGDHPGEKERLVYIVNGSDTGWRSNWQYGKYRDPNNNTYKVWMDEQMFKPRFEGQAAYITPTIANFVSGPAGMRYNPGTALGPAYKNMFFIAEFVGNPARSGIHSFKLKPKGASFELGEQKKILGNVLATGIDFGPDGALYVADWINGWDTKDYGRIWKLDDKAGAGSADRLRTKTLLAEKFGQRSEADLGELLKNADMRVRQKAQFELAKRGAKGAAVFTAATKQTDNQLARVHGIWGISQLIRQDKSYGQLLMPLLEDKDPEIRAQAAKWLGDVRYKDAGAALIPLLKDTNSRTRFFAAEALGRIAYEPAIQPIVQLLEANNDDDAYIRHAGSLALARIGKAAPIVALANNPSRAVRIAAVVALRRMSDPGIAAFLADKDEFVVTEAARGINDDLSIPDALPALGKVMQNTRFTNEALLRRAINANLRVGTPEAMQILIDYAQKEGSPVAMRAEAMEALSTWAKPSLLDRVDGRYRGVIERDPAMVKTKTADSYIKLLTHPELALRLSAIKAVTKLNLTEASESLFSRLTTDKEAVVRVAALRALASLNDKQLSKAIETALADSEKSVRVAGLDLLAKSDMAKDRMVTLLSEVITTRTTEEKQAALLTLGKLPAASSQKAFDQLLTKLSAGTLAPELQLELEEAIESSHSPQLTTRYKAITSKLSPDALAASYKGSLLGGEPDLGRRIFFRHQTAQCIRCHAYDDLGGNAGPRLNGVASRLTREQLLEALINPSARLAPGFGTVNLKLKNGKTVSGILQEETSTDVKVKVGDQPDTAIRKDQIAKRTNFPSSMPEMKYLLTKREIRDVVSFLSTLKEDK; the protein is encoded by the coding sequence ATGAAAAAAGGGAACGTTCGTTTACTGACAAAGAAAGAAATTATCTGGCTCTGTGCGTTGGCTCCGATGCTCGTTTTAGTGAGCTACCAGACGGAGAAAGATCCGATCGACCGCCGGATCAAGCGCATGGTTCCCGAAAAAGCAGCCCAACTGGCGAAAGCAATCGAGGCTACGGTAACCCCTGAACTGGCCGAGGGCTTGACCCTGCGCCTGTGGGGTGTCGATTCGCTGGTTGCCGATCCGATCGCTATCGACATTGACGATACGGGCCGGTTGTATTACACGCGGACAAATCGGCAGAAAAACTCGGAATTCGACATCAGAAGCCACCAGGACTGGGAAATCGAATCGAACCATTTGCAGAGCATTGAGGACAAACGGGCCTTTCTGCACCGCGTTCTGTCGCCGGAGAACAGCGCTAAGAACGATTGGTTGAAAGACATCAACGGCGATGGCTCCCACGATTGGCGGGACATGACAGTAGAAAAGGAAAATGTCTACCGGATCGAAGACACATCCGGCGATGGGGTTGCCGATCAGTCACAGCTGGTCGTCGATGATTTTCACGATGAGGTGACCGATGTAGCCGGTGGTGTCATGAGCAATGGTGACGATCTGTACGTGGCCGTAGCTCCGGACCTGTGGCGCATGCAGGATAAAGATGGTGATGGTATTGCCGAATCAAAAACGTCGATTTCGCACGGCTACGGCGTTCACGTCGGGTTTAGCGGTCATGGCATGTCGGGTATCGAGATGGGTCCCGATGGCAAAATCTACTGGCAGATCGGCGATATCGGGTTCAACGGAAAAGGACCGGATGGCAAACAGTGGGCACATCCTAACAGTGGCGTCGTTGTGCGATCGAATCCGGATGGATCTGATTTTGAAGTATTTGCGCATGGCGTTCGCAACGTCCACGAGTTCGTGTTCGACGAATACGGTAACCTGATCAGCGAAGATAACGATGGCGATCATCCGGGCGAGAAAGAGCGGCTGGTCTACATCGTAAACGGTTCCGATACGGGCTGGCGTAGTAACTGGCAGTACGGCAAATACCGCGATCCAAACAATAATACGTACAAGGTCTGGATGGACGAGCAGATGTTCAAACCGCGCTTTGAGGGTCAGGCGGCCTACATCACCCCGACCATTGCCAACTTCGTAAGCGGTCCGGCGGGTATGCGCTACAATCCGGGAACGGCGCTTGGCCCTGCGTACAAGAATATGTTTTTCATCGCCGAATTTGTGGGGAATCCCGCCCGTTCCGGTATTCATTCCTTCAAACTGAAACCGAAAGGAGCATCGTTTGAGCTGGGCGAACAGAAAAAAATTCTCGGTAACGTACTCGCTACCGGTATTGATTTTGGCCCCGATGGTGCCTTGTACGTAGCAGACTGGATCAATGGCTGGGATACCAAGGATTATGGCCGCATCTGGAAACTGGACGACAAGGCGGGCGCTGGATCGGCGGATCGTCTACGGACCAAAACGCTGCTTGCCGAAAAATTCGGTCAGCGTTCGGAAGCGGATCTGGGCGAACTGCTGAAGAATGCGGACATGCGCGTTCGGCAGAAAGCCCAGTTCGAGCTGGCGAAACGGGGCGCAAAAGGGGCGGCTGTGTTCACGGCAGCTACCAAACAAACGGATAACCAGTTAGCGCGGGTCCATGGTATCTGGGGAATTAGCCAGCTGATTCGTCAGGATAAGAGCTATGGTCAGTTGCTCATGCCTCTGCTTGAGGACAAAGACCCTGAAATTCGCGCGCAGGCAGCTAAATGGCTGGGTGATGTTCGGTACAAAGACGCAGGGGCTGCGTTGATTCCGTTACTGAAAGACACTAACAGCCGCACCCGGTTTTTTGCCGCCGAAGCTTTGGGTCGTATCGCCTATGAGCCAGCCATTCAGCCTATTGTTCAACTGCTGGAAGCGAACAACGACGACGATGCCTACATCCGTCATGCCGGAAGTCTGGCTTTGGCTCGCATCGGGAAAGCAGCACCCATTGTAGCCCTGGCGAACAATCCATCGCGCGCTGTACGCATTGCAGCCGTCGTTGCCCTTCGTCGTATGAGCGATCCGGGAATTGCCGCGTTTCTGGCCGACAAAGACGAGTTTGTGGTTACGGAAGCGGCTCGTGGCATCAACGATGACCTATCGATTCCGGACGCTTTACCCGCCCTGGGTAAAGTTATGCAAAACACGCGTTTCACCAATGAAGCCCTGCTTCGACGCGCCATCAATGCAAATCTGCGCGTTGGTACACCCGAAGCGATGCAAATACTGATCGACTACGCGCAGAAAGAAGGAAGTCCGGTTGCGATGCGGGCCGAAGCCATGGAAGCCCTGAGTACCTGGGCCAAACCGTCGCTGCTGGATCGGGTCGATGGACGGTACCGGGGCGTTATCGAACGTGATCCGGCGATGGTAAAAACAAAAACTGCCGATTCATACATCAAACTACTGACCCATCCGGAGTTAGCCCTCCGCCTGAGTGCGATCAAAGCCGTTACAAAACTGAACCTAACGGAAGCATCCGAATCATTGTTCAGCCGGTTAACGACGGACAAGGAGGCCGTTGTGCGCGTTGCTGCGTTGCGGGCACTGGCGTCGCTGAACGATAAGCAGTTGAGCAAAGCGATTGAAACGGCGCTGGCGGATAGCGAAAAGAGCGTTCGGGTCGCTGGCTTGGACTTACTGGCCAAGTCGGATATGGCCAAAGACCGGATGGTGACGCTGCTCTCAGAGGTAATTACCACCCGTACGACCGAAGAAAAGCAAGCTGCGTTGCTTACGCTGGGAAAACTGCCCGCTGCCAGTTCACAGAAAGCGTTCGACCAGTTACTGACCAAATTATCAGCTGGTACGTTAGCGCCGGAACTCCAGCTCGAACTGGAAGAAGCCATCGAGAGCAGCCATTCGCCCCAGTTGACTACCCGTTATAAAGCCATCACGTCCAAGCTATCGCCGGACGCATTGGCGGCATCTTACAAAGGAAGTCTGCTGGGTGGCGAACCGGATCTGGGTCGGCGGATTTTCTTCCGCCATCAAACGGCGCAGTGTATCCGGTGTCACGCGTACGACGATCTAGGTGGTAACGCTGGTCCACGCCTGAACGGGGTGGCGAGCCGACTCACCCGCGAGCAGCTGCTCGAGGCCCTGATCAATCCGAGTGCCCGGTTAGCGCCCGGCTTTGGAACCGTCAATCTGAAGTTAAAGAACGGGAAAACGGTTAGTGGCATTTTACAGGAAGAAACCAGCACGGACGTGAAAGTCAAGGTAGGTGATCAGCCTGATACGGCCATCCGCAAAGATCAGATTGCGAAGCGAACTAATTTCCCGTCGAGTATGCCCGAAATGAAATACCTTCTGACAAAACGGGAGATTCGGGATGTGGTTAGTTTCCTGTCGACGCTGAAAGAAGACAAATAG
- a CDS encoding FAD binding domain-containing protein, with product MKNFDLVQADQPADALKLKSAASTTRFIAGGTNLVDLMKYGIESPDTLVDISRLPLDTVAKTATGVRIGALARNSDVAVNKLITDQFPLLAQALLAGASPQLRNMATMGGNLMQRTRCYYFYDTSTPCNKRNPQSSEGPSGCGAIGGFNRIHAILGASSSCIATNPSDMNVALSALDAIVQIQGPNGNRSVPLIDFHRLPGNTPQRDNVLETNELIVGIDLPTPRMAGKSHYQKVRDRASYAFALVSVATRMAVENGTIRDIQIALGGVAHKPWRMPAVEKQAVGQPATEATFREVARQLLAEAKPQKDNAFKIKLAENTIVRSLQTVL from the coding sequence ATGAAAAACTTTGATCTGGTACAGGCTGATCAGCCTGCCGACGCGCTAAAACTGAAAAGTGCCGCTTCCACCACCCGGTTCATCGCGGGCGGAACGAATCTGGTCGATCTGATGAAATACGGGATCGAAAGTCCCGATACGCTGGTCGATATAAGTCGGCTACCACTCGATACGGTAGCAAAAACGGCTACAGGCGTGCGAATCGGCGCTCTAGCCCGAAATAGCGATGTTGCGGTCAATAAACTGATAACCGACCAGTTTCCGCTGTTGGCACAGGCGCTATTAGCCGGTGCTTCACCCCAGTTGCGTAATATGGCGACGATGGGGGGGAACCTGATGCAACGGACTCGCTGCTACTATTTTTACGATACCAGTACGCCCTGTAACAAACGGAATCCGCAATCCAGCGAAGGGCCAAGTGGCTGTGGCGCTATTGGTGGTTTCAACCGGATTCATGCCATTCTTGGGGCCTCTTCCAGTTGCATCGCTACGAATCCAAGTGATATGAATGTAGCGTTGAGTGCGCTTGACGCGATTGTGCAGATTCAGGGGCCGAACGGCAACCGATCGGTTCCCCTGATTGACTTTCATCGGCTGCCGGGCAATACACCCCAACGCGACAACGTGCTGGAAACCAACGAACTGATCGTTGGTATTGATCTGCCGACTCCTCGCATGGCCGGTAAATCGCACTACCAGAAAGTGCGTGATCGGGCGTCCTATGCTTTTGCTCTGGTATCGGTAGCGACCCGAATGGCCGTTGAAAACGGTACGATCCGGGATATTCAGATCGCATTGGGCGGAGTGGCGCACAAACCCTGGCGAATGCCAGCCGTCGAAAAACAGGCCGTCGGGCAGCCCGCTACTGAAGCGACCTTCCGGGAGGTAGCCCGGCAACTGCTGGCGGAAGCAAAACCACAAAAAGACAACGCATTTAAGATTAAGCTGGCCGAAAATACCATCGTTCGCTCCTTGCAGACGGTTCTGTAA
- a CDS encoding ParA family protein, translating into MITNAHAVTFLKLNPALSASVIEQEAGIPTTTLTKALSGDRVLNAKHLAALYPILKKYGFVDPSARKAKVISIANHKGGVGKTTTTLNLGKALALLGNRVLLIDLDSQGNLSQVLGVDEPQKQVVHALLKNEPLPIVSIGANFDLAPSDLELANADLELVQAVGGVNQLKNVLATLRTQYDFILIDCPPALNIFTNSALVASTSCLITLQPEASAMKGINNLFERIMQVRDRINHELTVEGIVLTLVDKRLNVHRDMLTYIRGGLLTNFTIFNTEIRLNVALKESQIAQQDIFTYAKESNGAVDYRNLALELTGQPAETV; encoded by the coding sequence ATGATCACCAACGCTCACGCTGTAACCTTTTTAAAGTTGAATCCCGCTTTATCTGCCTCCGTCATTGAGCAGGAAGCCGGTATTCCAACCACCACGCTTACCAAGGCCCTGTCGGGGGACCGTGTTCTCAACGCGAAACACCTGGCCGCACTGTATCCCATATTGAAAAAATACGGCTTTGTTGATCCCTCGGCCAGAAAAGCGAAAGTTATTTCAATTGCCAATCACAAAGGTGGAGTTGGTAAAACAACGACGACCTTAAATTTAGGCAAGGCTTTGGCTTTATTAGGCAACCGCGTACTGCTCATCGATCTGGATTCGCAGGGTAATCTTTCCCAGGTCCTGGGGGTTGATGAGCCACAAAAGCAAGTGGTGCACGCCCTGCTGAAAAATGAGCCTTTACCAATCGTCTCTATCGGCGCTAATTTTGATTTGGCACCGAGTGACCTGGAATTGGCCAATGCTGATCTGGAACTGGTTCAGGCAGTAGGAGGTGTCAACCAGCTCAAAAACGTTTTGGCAACGCTCAGAACTCAGTATGACTTCATTCTTATCGACTGCCCCCCTGCCCTGAACATATTCACAAATTCTGCCCTGGTTGCCTCTACTTCCTGTTTGATTACCCTTCAGCCGGAAGCGTCGGCCATGAAAGGAATTAACAATTTGTTCGAACGCATTATGCAGGTGCGGGATCGCATTAATCATGAGCTAACCGTTGAGGGGATCGTTCTCACCTTGGTCGACAAACGATTGAATGTACACCGCGATATGCTTACGTATATTCGAGGAGGGCTCTTAACGAACTTTACCATTTTCAATACGGAGATTCGATTAAACGTTGCGTTAAAGGAATCTCAGATTGCCCAGCAGGACATTTTCACCTACGCTAAGGAGTCTAACGGTGCCGTCGACTACCGCAATCTGGCACTGGAACTAACCGGGCAACCCGCCGAAACGGTTTAA
- a CDS encoding (2Fe-2S)-binding protein, translating to MTNQKTYLIDGAGRRWFLKQSSALAGLFALPPLRFSTAAAVDQPTGLPPAGKRSLTLKINRKTYKLDVEPRETLLDVLRERLDLTGSKKGCDHGQCGACTVHIDGRTANACLLLAVMQQGRDITTVEGLAPGKTELHPLQTAFLEHDGFQCGFCTSGQLMSGVAAIREGHADSRAEIKEWMSGNICRCGAYAGIVAAVESVQKGGKRV from the coding sequence ATGACGAATCAAAAAACATATCTCATTGACGGAGCGGGCCGACGCTGGTTTTTAAAACAGTCCTCCGCCCTGGCTGGTCTGTTTGCCCTGCCGCCCCTGCGCTTTTCGACGGCTGCTGCCGTTGACCAACCAACGGGATTGCCACCAGCAGGTAAGCGATCCCTGACGCTGAAAATTAATCGTAAGACCTATAAGCTCGACGTTGAACCCCGCGAAACACTGCTGGATGTCTTACGCGAACGTCTGGATCTGACAGGCTCAAAAAAAGGATGCGATCATGGACAGTGTGGTGCCTGTACGGTACATATCGACGGACGAACGGCGAATGCCTGTTTACTATTGGCCGTGATGCAACAGGGGCGAGACATCACCACTGTTGAAGGATTAGCACCGGGGAAAACAGAGTTGCACCCTCTGCAAACGGCCTTTCTGGAACACGACGGCTTTCAGTGTGGCTTCTGCACATCCGGTCAGCTGATGTCGGGTGTGGCTGCTATTCGCGAGGGGCACGCTGATTCGCGGGCGGAAATCAAAGAGTGGATGAGCGGCAACATTTGTCGCTGTGGGGCCTACGCCGGTATTGTCGCTGCGGTCGAATCGGTACAGAAAGGAGGAAAACGCGTATGA
- a CDS encoding xanthine dehydrogenase family protein molybdopterin-binding subunit, with the protein MAKKLIGDPIDRIDGREKVTGTARYSADIKRPDLVHGVLVMSTIAHGRIQQIDTSATLNVPGVVGVMSHENVPKIGGTEKNKNSAQATDRVLHVFQDNQVHYNNQPIAVVLAETFEAATEGAERVRIRYDVETLKPELPANMDKAVKPERLPRADDQVDTQRGDMKAGMGEATVRFEETYRTPTQTHNALEPHALVSYWEGDKLTMYTATQAVSSTQKRVAELFGIPKENVRVICQYIGGGFGSKGTVFSQNMLGPLAAKFIKRPVKLVLKREHMYGMVGSRSATVQRFSLGAKADGQFTAMGHYTIAQTGDFDDFAEPAGVISRMLYAVPNQETTHKVIRANIGLTSPMRAPGEAPGVFALECGIDELAAQLKMDPLALRLKNYAETDPHRNLPYTSKSLRACYDRGAEQFGWSKRNAEPRSMRDGNHLIGMGMATTVYPVNRGESSAKVQLNADGTVRVETATQDLGTGTFTILTQLVAEVFDISPDLVTLAAGDTRYPEAVGSGGSRTTVTTGSAVVQVAKEVLTKAKKMALNDTKSPLYATPESEIMIEKGRLYRKSDARKGESLSSLLKRNGGKPLQEMQESKAGAEKNKYSMYGFGTIFAEVRVDEALGEVRVSRLLSVVSAGKIVNEKTARSQLLGGMIWGVSMALHEDTLRDPRTGRIMNPNLAEYHMPVNADIGELDNIFIAEEDESVNPAGVKGIGEMGIVGSVSAIANAIYHATGKRHRDLPITPDKLLV; encoded by the coding sequence ATGGCAAAGAAATTAATTGGTGACCCAATCGACCGAATCGATGGACGGGAGAAAGTGACCGGTACGGCCCGCTACTCTGCCGATATCAAACGACCCGACCTGGTTCATGGCGTGCTGGTCATGAGTACCATTGCACACGGACGCATTCAGCAGATCGACACGAGTGCGACGCTGAACGTACCCGGTGTGGTGGGCGTAATGTCGCACGAGAACGTACCTAAAATAGGAGGGACGGAGAAGAACAAAAACTCGGCCCAAGCTACCGATCGCGTGTTGCACGTGTTTCAGGACAACCAGGTGCATTATAATAATCAGCCGATCGCTGTAGTTTTGGCCGAAACATTTGAAGCTGCCACCGAAGGGGCTGAACGGGTGCGAATACGCTATGATGTCGAGACGCTCAAACCGGAATTGCCCGCCAATATGGACAAAGCCGTTAAACCCGAACGTCTGCCCCGTGCGGACGATCAGGTCGATACGCAACGGGGGGACATGAAGGCGGGTATGGGCGAGGCAACGGTTCGGTTTGAGGAAACCTACCGGACACCCACTCAAACCCATAACGCTCTCGAACCGCACGCGCTGGTGTCGTACTGGGAAGGAGACAAACTCACCATGTATACGGCCACCCAAGCGGTTTCATCGACGCAGAAGCGGGTCGCTGAGTTGTTCGGCATCCCTAAAGAAAACGTGCGGGTTATTTGCCAGTACATCGGCGGAGGTTTTGGTAGTAAAGGCACCGTTTTTTCGCAAAACATGCTGGGGCCACTGGCGGCTAAGTTCATCAAGCGGCCCGTTAAGCTGGTGCTCAAACGCGAGCACATGTATGGCATGGTGGGGTCGCGTTCGGCTACGGTGCAGCGGTTTTCACTGGGCGCTAAAGCCGACGGACAGTTTACCGCAATGGGGCACTACACCATTGCCCAGACGGGCGACTTCGATGACTTTGCCGAACCTGCCGGAGTGATCAGCCGTATGCTCTATGCTGTTCCCAATCAGGAGACGACGCACAAGGTCATTCGGGCCAACATCGGCCTGACGTCACCCATGCGGGCACCGGGCGAAGCACCGGGAGTTTTTGCGCTGGAATGCGGTATCGACGAACTGGCCGCGCAACTGAAGATGGACCCACTGGCCCTTCGGCTGAAAAACTACGCCGAAACGGACCCGCACCGGAATTTGCCGTATACGAGCAAATCGTTGCGGGCCTGTTACGACCGGGGAGCCGAGCAGTTTGGCTGGTCGAAGCGCAACGCTGAACCTCGATCCATGCGCGATGGTAACCACCTGATTGGTATGGGTATGGCGACGACCGTTTATCCGGTCAATCGGGGCGAGTCGTCGGCGAAAGTACAGCTCAACGCGGATGGGACCGTACGGGTCGAAACGGCGACGCAGGATCTGGGGACGGGAACGTTTACAATCCTCACCCAGTTGGTCGCTGAAGTTTTTGACATTTCGCCCGATTTGGTTACGCTGGCCGCGGGCGACACTCGTTATCCCGAAGCCGTCGGGTCGGGTGGCTCACGAACGACCGTTACAACCGGTTCGGCGGTAGTTCAAGTGGCCAAAGAGGTCTTGACGAAAGCCAAAAAGATGGCCCTGAATGATACGAAGTCACCTCTTTACGCTACCCCGGAGTCAGAGATTATGATCGAGAAGGGGAGGCTCTACCGGAAGTCGGATGCGCGCAAGGGTGAATCGCTGAGTAGCCTGCTGAAACGCAACGGCGGCAAGCCACTGCAAGAGATGCAGGAATCTAAAGCGGGCGCCGAGAAAAACAAGTATTCGATGTATGGTTTCGGGACAATATTCGCCGAAGTGCGGGTAGACGAAGCCCTGGGTGAAGTGCGGGTATCGCGCCTGTTATCAGTGGTGTCGGCCGGTAAGATCGTCAATGAAAAGACGGCTCGTAGCCAACTGCTGGGGGGTATGATCTGGGGCGTGAGCATGGCCCTGCACGAGGATACCCTTCGCGATCCCCGCACGGGCCGGATCATGAATCCCAATCTGGCCGAATATCACATGCCCGTCAACGCTGATATTGGTGAGCTGGACAACATTTTTATCGCTGAAGAAGATGAGTCGGTCAATCCGGCGGGTGTGAAAGGCATCGGTGAGATGGGTATTGTCGGCAGCGTCTCCGCCATTGCCAATGCCATCTACCACGCTACTGGTAAACGTCACCGCGACCTGCCCATCACTCCGGACAAACTGCTGGTATAA